In a single window of the Pirellulales bacterium genome:
- a CDS encoding GAF domain-containing sensor histidine kinase yields MAGAATMKQEQLDALLIVQAQVLETLSGEATLKEMLEAFAKTIERQSGDMLCSILLLEGNTLRHGAAPSLPDEYSRAIDGAMIGPAAGSCGTAAFTKKTVIVADIAQDHLWVDYRDLALSHGLQACWSTPIIGDSGDVLGTFAMYYRTPRQPNEREQRLMTIWTNVAALAIRRKQVEDALRAEQRYLLHLFRAQEYERKITAYEIHDGIAQYAAAAIMHLDSHRHTLVQRAPKADLDMVEHLLRKTLEESRRLIDGLRPPALDELGVVAAIEHLVQAPSANGPLCTFEHGADFERLTPALEVAIFRIVQEAVTNATKHSGSANVEIVLRREADHVHLHVRDWGTGFKATSISESGLGLLGIRERVRLLGGTVAIDSEPGKGTTVSVDLPIVPLPSDGI; encoded by the coding sequence ATGGCGGGTGCAGCGACGATGAAGCAGGAGCAGCTAGACGCCCTGTTGATTGTGCAAGCGCAGGTTCTGGAGACGCTCTCTGGCGAAGCCACTCTCAAGGAGATGCTCGAAGCGTTCGCCAAGACCATCGAACGGCAGTCGGGCGACATGCTATGTTCGATCCTGCTCTTGGAGGGCAACACGCTCCGTCATGGTGCGGCCCCCAGCCTTCCAGATGAGTACAGCCGCGCCATCGATGGCGCGATGATCGGTCCGGCGGCCGGCTCCTGCGGCACGGCCGCCTTTACCAAGAAGACGGTTATCGTAGCAGACATCGCTCAGGATCATCTTTGGGTCGACTACCGAGATTTGGCCCTCAGCCACGGGCTTCAGGCGTGCTGGTCGACCCCGATCATAGGCGATAGCGGCGACGTGCTCGGAACGTTCGCCATGTACTATCGAACTCCGCGGCAGCCGAACGAGCGTGAGCAACGGCTCATGACGATTTGGACCAACGTCGCTGCGCTAGCCATCAGACGAAAGCAGGTCGAGGACGCGCTCAGGGCTGAGCAGCGTTATTTACTGCACCTCTTCAGAGCGCAGGAGTACGAACGCAAGATCACGGCTTACGAAATCCACGACGGCATAGCGCAATATGCGGCTGCGGCCATCATGCACTTGGACAGTCATCGACACACACTCGTTCAACGGGCGCCCAAGGCGGATCTTGACATGGTCGAGCATCTATTGCGCAAAACACTTGAAGAGAGTCGTCGCCTCATCGATGGTCTCAGACCGCCGGCTCTGGACGAGTTGGGTGTGGTTGCGGCGATCGAGCATCTGGTCCAGGCTCCATCGGCGAACGGTCCGCTCTGCACGTTTGAACACGGTGCTGATTTTGAACGTCTAACGCCTGCATTGGAGGTGGCAATTTTTCGAATCGTTCAGGAAGCCGTCACGAACGCCACGAAACATAGTGGTAGCGCGAATGTAGAGATCGTTTTGCGCCGAGAAGCGGATCATGTTCACCTGCATGTGCGAGATTGGGGCACGGGCTTCAAGGCAACGTCGATCTCGGAAAGCGGGCTCGGCCTGCTAGGTATCCGCGAGCGCGTGCGGCTGTTGGGCGGCACCGTTGCCATCGACAGCGAACCCGGCAAGGGGACGACCGTTTCTGTAGATTTGCCAATCGTTCCCCTTCCGAGCGATGGGATCTGA
- a CDS encoding YciI family protein yields MKYVCLGFIDESKFAEIPQQDAQRMMEECFTYDDELRRGGHFLGGEALDSARNAVTLQMKYGKIEATDGPYAETKETLGGILLLEARDLNHAISLMSKHPGVKMGPFEIRPANEAINRLIAERSAAVAKEA; encoded by the coding sequence GTGAAATACGTCTGCTTAGGATTTATTGATGAGTCGAAGTTCGCAGAGATTCCCCAGCAAGACGCGCAGAGGATGATGGAAGAATGCTTTACCTACGACGATGAACTGCGGCGAGGAGGTCATTTTCTGGGAGGAGAAGCGCTCGATTCCGCCCGTAACGCGGTCACGCTGCAAATGAAGTATGGCAAGATCGAAGCTACCGATGGTCCGTACGCGGAAACCAAGGAAACGCTCGGCGGCATTCTGCTGCTAGAAGCCCGCGACCTGAACCATGCGATCTCGTTGATGTCGAAACATCCAGGCGTGAAAATGGGGCCTTTCGAAATCCGGCCGGCCAATGAAGCGATCAATCGCCTGATTGCCGAGCGCAGTGCGGCAGTCGCCAAGGAGGCGTGA
- a CDS encoding neutral/alkaline non-lysosomal ceramidase N-terminal domain-containing protein, translating to MNRLHSTLLALPLLLVVGPLPGMAEGGSPSWKAGIAKAIITPDKPVWLAGYGSKRPPDGKLHDLWMKALALEDDAGRRVVLVTSDFQGVPKSMSDPVFARLRDKFGLERHQVLLTFSHNHCGPRLGDDLVDYYPVEAEQVELVNQYTAQMIDRMVAMVGEALGKLAPARLQTGQGRATFAVNRRNNPEAEVPALMAAGKPLAGPVDHSVPVMTVTRPDGRIDAILFGYACHPTTLNFFTWCGDYPGFAQLELEACHAGATALFVNTCGGDQNPLPRRSVELCQRYGHMLAAGVEDVLRQPLAPVSPGLRTAFAYVELPYAKVASRDELFEARQGDNAIRARWAARMLDKLERGETFPASYPYPLHAWQLGKEMLVVGMGAETVVDYALRFKKEFGPGTWVCGYADDMIAYIPSRRVWEEGGYEGGSNLYEYGRPALRWSGYIEDRIAETVRTLVQQVRE from the coding sequence ATGAACCGATTGCACTCGACACTACTTGCTCTGCCGCTCTTGCTCGTCGTTGGACCATTGCCTGGAATGGCCGAAGGGGGTAGCCCATCATGGAAGGCCGGCATCGCCAAGGCCATTATCACGCCGGACAAGCCTGTCTGGCTCGCGGGGTATGGAAGCAAACGTCCGCCCGATGGAAAATTGCACGACTTGTGGATGAAGGCCCTGGCGCTGGAGGATGATGCAGGTCGAAGAGTCGTGCTGGTGACCAGCGATTTCCAGGGAGTCCCCAAAAGCATGAGCGATCCGGTGTTCGCTCGATTGCGAGACAAATTCGGACTCGAGCGACACCAGGTACTACTTACCTTCTCGCACAATCACTGCGGCCCACGACTAGGTGATGATCTGGTCGACTACTATCCGGTTGAGGCGGAGCAAGTGGAACTCGTCAACCAGTACACCGCGCAAATGATTGACCGCATGGTGGCAATGGTCGGCGAAGCGCTGGGCAAGCTCGCACCAGCCCGTCTGCAGACTGGACAGGGCAGGGCAACCTTTGCCGTCAACCGGCGGAACAACCCCGAGGCCGAGGTGCCGGCATTGATGGCAGCGGGAAAACCCCTTGCCGGCCCGGTTGATCATTCCGTTCCCGTGATGACCGTCACGCGGCCTGACGGCCGGATCGACGCCATTCTCTTTGGCTACGCTTGTCATCCGACCACGCTCAATTTTTTCACCTGGTGCGGCGACTATCCAGGCTTTGCACAGCTGGAATTGGAAGCGTGCCACGCGGGCGCCACTGCATTGTTTGTCAACACCTGTGGCGGCGATCAGAATCCTTTACCGCGCCGCAGCGTTGAGCTGTGCCAGCGCTACGGGCACATGCTCGCCGCGGGCGTCGAAGATGTCCTGCGGCAGCCGCTCGCGCCCGTATCGCCGGGATTGCGCACCGCGTTCGCGTACGTCGAGCTTCCCTATGCGAAGGTCGCGTCGCGCGACGAGCTATTCGAGGCTCGTCAAGGCGATAACGCCATACGCGCACGTTGGGCCGCGCGGATGCTCGACAAGCTCGAGCGCGGGGAAACGTTTCCGGCATCGTATCCGTATCCTTTGCACGCCTGGCAATTGGGCAAAGAGATGCTCGTCGTCGGCATGGGTGCGGAAACGGTCGTGGACTATGCTTTGCGGTTCAAGAAGGAATTTGGTCCCGGTACATGGGTTTGCGGATATGCCGACGATATGATCGCGTACATTCCTTCGCGGCGCGTTTGGGAGGAAGGTGGTTACGAAGGCGGGTCGAACCTTTACGAATACGGTCGTCCGGCCTTGCGCTGGTCGGGCTACATCGAAGATCGCATCGCTGAGACAGTGCGCACGCTGGTGCAGCAAGTACGCGAATGA
- a CDS encoding DUF1501 domain-containing protein has translation MTSYVRRNSWPIEELSRRSLLRMGVGGFGLGLAGLLESRAQARSIEPAGLPPLKACIVVFYYGGPSHLDTYDLKPDAPAEVRGEFKPVSTSVPGLFVSEHLPKMARLMHKVALVRSMHHQNRLHDSASTEALTGRQAPTGDREEFAPIKQVFPCYGASLSYLRRHLRLDVPHAALPYVFHNVVDVPCQGGGFLGAAYDPLQVTVDPERRVYSAGALAIPAGESEQRLSDRRELLASLQTPLRTAAITSPLRHWQLASEKAYQLLGSESLRAALDLSSESTQMRDRYGYDIAAVAVGSGGGGGNGAEMGFARHMRGQNLLLARRLVEAGVPFVNVFDFRQQGQNWDAHHQNFAQHKDFLLPAADRSLAALLEDLEERGLLDTTLVVAMGEFGRTPTINKNGGRDHWPDCYTVLMAGGGVTGGAVFGASDKTGAFPARDPVTPADLAATIYWRFGIDPATEVHDLTGRPWRIADGQPLRSLFA, from the coding sequence ATGACGTCCTACGTGCGAAGAAACTCCTGGCCGATCGAAGAGCTGTCGCGCCGCTCATTGCTAAGAATGGGCGTTGGTGGCTTCGGGTTAGGCTTGGCGGGGTTGCTGGAATCCCGCGCCCAGGCGCGGTCGATCGAGCCCGCAGGGCTTCCGCCGCTCAAGGCTTGCATCGTTGTGTTCTATTATGGCGGTCCGAGCCATTTAGACACGTATGACCTGAAGCCGGATGCACCGGCCGAGGTGCGCGGCGAATTCAAGCCGGTTTCGACTTCGGTGCCTGGCCTTTTCGTGTCTGAGCATTTGCCGAAGATGGCGCGGTTGATGCACAAAGTGGCGCTTGTTCGCAGCATGCACCATCAGAATCGGCTGCATGATTCGGCATCGACCGAGGCCCTGACCGGCCGCCAAGCGCCGACCGGAGATCGAGAGGAATTCGCGCCGATCAAACAAGTGTTTCCTTGTTACGGTGCATCACTGAGCTATTTGCGGCGTCACCTGCGTCTCGACGTTCCGCACGCCGCGCTTCCTTATGTCTTCCACAACGTGGTGGACGTTCCGTGCCAAGGAGGCGGATTTCTCGGCGCCGCGTACGACCCGCTGCAAGTGACCGTCGATCCTGAACGCCGCGTTTATAGCGCCGGTGCGCTGGCGATTCCCGCAGGCGAGTCGGAGCAACGCCTTTCCGATCGACGCGAGTTGCTGGCCTCACTGCAAACACCCCTACGAACCGCTGCCATAACTTCGCCGCTGAGGCACTGGCAGCTCGCTAGCGAGAAGGCCTATCAGCTGCTGGGCAGCGAGTCTCTACGCGCAGCGCTTGACCTTTCAAGTGAATCGACGCAAATGCGCGACCGGTACGGCTATGACATCGCTGCTGTCGCCGTAGGGTCTGGCGGCGGTGGCGGAAACGGCGCGGAAATGGGATTCGCACGCCACATGCGCGGCCAGAATCTATTGTTGGCACGACGATTGGTCGAAGCCGGTGTGCCGTTTGTCAATGTGTTTGATTTTCGACAGCAGGGACAGAACTGGGACGCGCACCATCAAAACTTCGCGCAACACAAGGATTTCCTGTTGCCTGCGGCGGATCGATCGCTGGCGGCGCTGCTTGAGGATCTCGAGGAACGCGGTTTACTCGATACGACATTGGTCGTGGCGATGGGCGAGTTTGGTCGAACGCCCACGATCAACAAAAATGGCGGCCGCGATCACTGGCCCGACTGCTATACCGTGCTCATGGCAGGAGGCGGTGTAACGGGGGGCGCTGTTTTTGGAGCGAGCGATAAAACCGGCGCCTTTCCGGCGCGCGATCCGGTCACTCCGGCCGATCTGGCTGCGACGATCTATTGGCGCTTCGGCATCGATCCTGCGACGGAAGTACACGATCTAACGGGCCGGCCCTGGCGCATCGCCGATGGTCAACCGCTGCGCTCGTTGTTTGCGTGA
- a CDS encoding YciI family protein — protein sequence MKVMVMVKASQGSEAGEMPTTELLSAMGKFNEELINAGIMLDGAGLTPSSRGVRVRFSGSNRTVIDGPFAETKELIAGYWVWKVSSLQEAIDWVKKCPNPMKENSDIEIRPYFEAEDFGEALTPELQEQEARLKSRLK from the coding sequence ATGAAAGTCATGGTAATGGTCAAAGCGTCCCAAGGGTCAGAAGCGGGCGAGATGCCGACTACCGAATTGCTCTCGGCTATGGGCAAATTCAACGAGGAGTTGATCAACGCGGGAATCATGCTCGACGGTGCGGGACTGACGCCAAGTTCTCGCGGCGTCCGTGTTCGGTTCTCCGGCTCAAATCGCACCGTCATCGATGGGCCATTCGCTGAGACAAAGGAGTTGATCGCCGGGTACTGGGTGTGGAAGGTCTCTTCGCTACAGGAAGCGATCGACTGGGTGAAGAAATGCCCGAACCCGATGAAGGAAAACTCCGACATTGAAATTCGTCCGTATTTTGAGGCGGAGGACTTCGGCGAGGCGCTCACTCCCGAACTGCAAGAGCAGGAAGCCCGCCTCAAATCCAGGCTCAAATAA